AGAAATTGCAAAAAACCTCTTATCTCAAGATAAATTTGGTTTAAGTATTGATGAGATAAACTTTTATTTTGCCAGCGGAATGGCTTTATCAAAAGAAGTTGCTGATATGGTTTATGAAAATGAAAAAGAAAATCAAACTAATCAATAGAAAAATTTTTAAGAGGTGATAAAGATGAGTGAAACAATTAAAAACAGAAGGGAGTATTTATTTCTTTACGACGTATCTTTTGCAAATCCTAACGGTGACCCAAATGACGAAAACAAACCACGAATAGACGAGGAAACGGGAAGGAATATTGTCACAGATGTTAGGCTTAAAAGAACAATTAGAGATTATTTAAAAGATTTTGAAGGACAGGAAATATTCGTCAGGGAAATTTCAGATGAAGAAGGTAAAATTCAAGATGCAAAAGCAAGAGCAAAAGATTTTGACAATAATCCTGAAAGGATATTGAGTGAATGTATAGATGTTCGCCTTTTTGGTGGAACTATCCCAATTGAAACAGGTAAAAAGAAAGACAGTTCTATTACTTACACAGGACCAGTCCAGTTTAACATGGGGCAATCTCTTCATAGAGTAAAACTTGAGTTTATAAAAGGAACAGGTGCTTTTGCTTCAGGTTCAGGAAAAGAACAGAAAACTTTCAGAGAAGAATGGATACTTCCTTACTCATTCATAGC
The window above is part of the Persephonella sp. genome. Proteins encoded here:
- the cas7b gene encoding type I-B CRISPR-associated protein Cas7/Csh2 — protein: MSETIKNRREYLFLYDVSFANPNGDPNDENKPRIDEETGRNIVTDVRLKRTIRDYLKDFEGQEIFVREISDEEGKIQDAKARAKDFDNNPERILSECIDVRLFGGTIPIETGKKKDSSITYTGPVQFNMGQSLHRVKLEFIKGTGAFASGSGKEQKTFREEWILPYSFIAFHGVANENAAKDTGLTDEDLAYLRKALWEGTKNLITRSKNEQMPRLLIEVIYKDGVHSHIGELHRYIKIESDKNDEELRSTDDFVL